In the Hyphomicrobiales bacterium genome, one interval contains:
- a CDS encoding conserved exported hypothetical protein (Evidence 4 : Unknown function but conserved in other organisms) produces MRRTRAISQIAAAMAGLLALVAASGARAEQAERCEIPAGTQYAHVPPEVTVYSDRSRLSIYLSTVREQLFLLKSLTQSGDLFVLELFADGMPLWVAAPRADLWRYRFSTANGLAFAVGEYRLKHQMLRPYTARETLPCLVEERRAQARLLFEKGYAKLLVKAPDEAEKLFREGLELDSENAAGIFYWGHTRVLIDPEWAIGSYEAFREALSMGLPPTEAVMARAHVRNLEQRKPCYKEWYEALPNLHLGSCL; encoded by the coding sequence ATGAGGAGGACGCGAGCGATCTCGCAGATTGCGGCCGCGATGGCGGGGCTTCTTGCCCTTGTGGCTGCCTCCGGCGCCCGCGCGGAACAGGCGGAGCGGTGCGAGATTCCAGCCGGGACGCAGTACGCGCATGTGCCACCGGAGGTCACCGTCTACAGCGATCGAAGCCGTCTCAGCATCTATCTCTCGACCGTCAGAGAGCAGCTCTTCCTGCTCAAGTCGCTTACTCAATCCGGGGACCTGTTCGTTCTGGAGCTGTTTGCTGACGGCATGCCGCTGTGGGTTGCCGCGCCGCGCGCAGACCTATGGCGATATCGCTTCAGCACCGCCAATGGCTTGGCCTTCGCGGTCGGAGAATACCGTCTCAAACACCAGATGCTGCGCCCCTACACAGCCCGGGAGACCCTTCCGTGCCTTGTTGAGGAGAGAAGGGCGCAGGCTCGACTGCTCTTTGAAAAAGGCTATGCGAAGCTGCTCGTGAAAGCACCTGACGAAGCCGAAAAGCTCTTCCGAGAAGGTCTGGAACTTGATTCAGAGAATGCGGCGGGGATCTTCTATTGGGGCCACACGCGGGTGCTGATCGACCCAGAGTGGGCGATCGGTTCCTACGAAGCTTTCCGCGAAGCCCTCAGCATGGGATTGCCTCCGACTGAAGCCGTAATGGCCAGGGCGCATGTGCGGAACCTGGAACAGAGGAAGCCTTGTTACAAGGAATGGTACGAGGCACTGCCGAATTTACATCTCGGCTCGTGCCTGTGA
- a CDS encoding exported hypothetical protein (Evidence 5 : Unknown function) — MRNLLLSSMTLSALLVLSAEAQARCIYFYNRGGYSVAQNHCSRTVTIRWTDSNRCSSGCAARLGGGSEQTVMAPEGQYSYRETDG; from the coding sequence ATGCGAAATCTGCTGCTCTCGTCGATGACGCTGTCAGCACTTCTGGTCCTCTCGGCCGAGGCTCAGGCCAGGTGCATCTATTTCTACAACCGCGGTGGGTACTCGGTTGCGCAAAACCATTGTAGTCGAACCGTTACGATCCGTTGGACCGACAGCAATCGCTGCAGCAGTGGTTGTGCAGCGCGCTTGGGTGGCGGCAGCGAGCAGACCGTAATGGCTCCGGAGGGGCAGTACTCCTATCGGGAAACCGACGGATAG
- a CDS encoding hypothetical protein (Evidence 5 : Unknown function), translating into MGAHRIHLILTVLAALHVSGSDSARSQGFLAGNETESEPVIKKQQQAAPRIPKRESYLETQEEADARPEDPPLRQGPIVGKRGPSKEATLSAIKDIYNDRGKCSNKTESHGFLYSSTTTYASDFEFEANESSVSFKFEWSAHIVVAGQPSSKVGGVISSEFNPGDIDIMNSKYENYGNDDYRTTLFLYCSGGDNCVKGARGRGRVARIDFCGMDDLRRVHRALKHLVSFYKPSPRSPF; encoded by the coding sequence ATGGGAGCCCATCGGATCCATCTAATCCTCACCGTTCTCGCCGCCCTTCACGTGAGCGGGTCAGATTCGGCTCGAAGCCAGGGATTCCTTGCAGGCAACGAGACAGAAAGCGAACCCGTCATCAAGAAACAGCAGCAGGCGGCGCCACGCATCCCGAAGCGCGAGAGTTATCTGGAAACTCAAGAGGAGGCAGATGCGCGGCCGGAGGATCCACCGCTGAGACAAGGCCCTATTGTTGGAAAAAGGGGCCCATCGAAAGAAGCCACTCTTTCCGCGATAAAAGATATATATAACGATCGGGGTAAGTGCTCAAATAAAACAGAAAGCCACGGATTTCTTTATTCCTCAACCACCACCTATGCATCTGATTTTGAATTCGAAGCTAACGAATCGAGTGTTTCTTTCAAATTCGAATGGTCCGCACATATTGTTGTGGCGGGACAACCAAGCAGCAAGGTTGGAGGGGTCATTTCGAGTGAATTCAATCCAGGTGATATTGACATAATGAATTCTAAGTATGAAAACTATGGCAATGACGATTATCGTACAACGTTATTTCTGTATTGTTCTGGTGGCGATAACTGCGTGAAAGGAGCACGCGGGAGGGGGCGAGTGGCGCGGATTGATTTTTGCGGTATGGATGATCTTAGGAGAGTTCATAGGGCGCTGAAGCACCTCGTCAGCTTCTATAAACCGAGCCCAAGATCTCCATTTTAA
- a CDS encoding conserved hypothetical protein (Evidence 4 : Unknown function but conserved in other organisms): MRGHSLSPWGLGLFLVLMAAPGDLLGQTQEQAVELLPLCIRSDGKSIFATEELAKANCLAGFGKYSLPGCSPVWQCKAAKANHSKEFRTKEEAQANCSNGVVRGIVYPGWYWICDPLPAGTSAAKDIFQGQSGDIQKEYDRMIDKLYSGQKDAVKLPAENPFKKAGDAQKLPPAPASAARDPSKRSERGGKPPIVCPPNPAGCITVKELGKSSEQLASKFLQSCPGVQISFKWQSCGKVCIENTEHMSEGESFINYTNRTYPTAYDVTCSPQ, encoded by the coding sequence ATGCGTGGTCACAGCCTATCACCGTGGGGACTAGGCCTATTCCTGGTTCTGATGGCGGCGCCCGGTGACCTGCTCGGCCAAACCCAAGAGCAGGCGGTCGAGCTGCTGCCGCTGTGTATCCGCTCGGATGGAAAATCGATATTCGCCACTGAGGAGCTCGCGAAGGCCAACTGCCTGGCGGGCTTCGGTAAATATTCGCTTCCTGGGTGCTCGCCGGTTTGGCAATGCAAAGCCGCAAAGGCGAACCATTCAAAGGAATTCCGCACCAAAGAGGAGGCTCAGGCGAATTGCTCAAACGGCGTAGTGCGAGGAATCGTTTATCCCGGATGGTATTGGATTTGCGACCCGCTACCGGCGGGCACATCCGCGGCCAAGGACATATTCCAAGGCCAGTCCGGCGACATCCAGAAAGAGTACGATCGAATGATCGACAAGCTGTACTCTGGTCAGAAGGACGCCGTGAAGCTGCCAGCCGAAAACCCCTTCAAGAAGGCGGGCGACGCCCAGAAGCTGCCGCCCGCCCCGGCATCTGCGGCGAGAGATCCAAGCAAGCGCAGTGAACGCGGGGGCAAGCCGCCGATCGTCTGCCCCCCGAACCCAGCTGGATGCATCACGGTGAAGGAGCTCGGGAAAAGCTCCGAACAGCTGGCATCCAAGTTCCTGCAGTCCTGCCCAGGTGTGCAAATCAGCTTCAAATGGCAGAGCTGCGGGAAGGTGTGCATCGAGAACACGGAGCATATGTCGGAGGGAGAGAGCTTTATCAACTACACCAACAGGACCTATCCGACCGCCTACGATGTGACGTGTTCGCCCCAATGA
- a CDS encoding DNA-binding CsgD family transcriptional regulator — protein MSEVNETLDRVYEAALLPEFWSDALDSVQRVAGVDGGAMFVTANNNTRWIATQPFAETVADFVNGGLFPGNARNSRALAMKHAGFITDQQILTPEELDREPMFTEFLRPRGWGWASGTVILMPTEEVLTFHFENHYQHGPVGQQSVDMLDALRPHLARAALMSCRLQLEKLQASLAGIEALGHPAAVIGHRGRVLASNGGFGKLSSALVAMAHGGVALRNPKANELLRQSLEQVARGHGAHRSIAVPANEEQPPFVIHVVPIRRNANDLFFGAEAFLVVTLVKRPKAPPFEILNALFDLTPAEARVTRLLTSGENPKEIATTCGVSVETVRSQIRSVLQKSGMHRQAELVGFLAGIDTFGC, from the coding sequence ATGAGCGAGGTCAACGAAACACTCGATCGCGTCTACGAGGCAGCGCTGCTGCCCGAGTTCTGGTCCGATGCATTGGACAGCGTCCAGCGGGTGGCCGGGGTGGATGGCGGTGCTATGTTTGTGACGGCGAACAACAATACCCGATGGATCGCCACCCAGCCTTTTGCCGAGACGGTGGCCGACTTTGTGAATGGCGGCCTCTTCCCCGGAAATGCGCGGAATTCGCGCGCTCTAGCCATGAAGCACGCCGGCTTCATCACGGATCAGCAGATCCTCACGCCCGAAGAACTCGATCGTGAGCCGATGTTCACGGAATTCCTCCGGCCCCGCGGCTGGGGCTGGGCTTCCGGCACGGTCATCCTGATGCCGACGGAAGAAGTCCTGACCTTCCACTTCGAGAACCACTACCAGCACGGCCCCGTGGGGCAGCAGTCGGTTGATATGCTGGACGCACTCCGGCCGCACTTGGCGCGGGCAGCGCTCATGTCGTGCCGCCTGCAACTGGAGAAGCTACAGGCGTCGCTCGCGGGTATCGAGGCCTTGGGTCATCCCGCGGCGGTTATCGGCCACAGAGGTCGGGTCCTGGCGTCCAATGGCGGGTTCGGCAAATTGAGCTCCGCTCTTGTCGCGATGGCCCATGGCGGCGTTGCGCTTCGAAACCCGAAGGCGAACGAACTCCTGCGGCAATCCCTGGAGCAGGTCGCCCGAGGCCACGGTGCCCATCGCTCGATCGCGGTCCCTGCCAACGAAGAGCAGCCGCCCTTCGTCATCCATGTGGTTCCGATCCGCCGCAATGCGAACGACCTGTTCTTTGGTGCCGAGGCTTTTCTCGTGGTGACGCTGGTCAAGCGACCGAAAGCCCCTCCCTTTGAGATCCTGAATGCACTCTTCGATCTGACGCCTGCCGAGGCGCGCGTCACGCGCCTGCTGACTTCCGGAGAGAACCCAAAAGAGATCGCGACCACATGCGGCGTCTCCGTGGAAACGGTCAGGTCGCAGATACGCTCGGTGCTTCAGAAGTCCGGCATGCACCGCCAGGCAGAACTGGTTGGTTTCCTCGCCGGGATCGACACATTCGGTTGCTGA
- a CDS encoding Membrane protein gives MTSIIQPGTGPFWVALMVVAGLGLVELVSVLLGASASGLFDDGIGHHGPGESEAGLLGGWMSWLNAGGVPILVLGVILLSAFAVFGFAIQGVALTFMRPLPVFLAVPFALVLAVPATRLLSRGLARIIPRDETSALSQEEFIGLVGTVTLGPLDQGQPGSVRVKDRHDNLHLLRAQAAPGHIIQTGAVVLIVDGADGLFQAIPAPQELGHTDSHGG, from the coding sequence ATGACCTCAATCATCCAGCCGGGCACCGGGCCCTTCTGGGTGGCGCTCATGGTGGTGGCCGGCCTCGGGCTCGTCGAGCTCGTGTCGGTCCTGCTCGGAGCTTCGGCCTCTGGCCTGTTCGACGACGGCATTGGTCATCACGGGCCAGGGGAAAGCGAGGCCGGCCTACTCGGGGGCTGGATGTCCTGGCTCAACGCCGGCGGCGTACCAATCCTTGTCCTCGGGGTGATCCTGCTTTCGGCCTTCGCGGTCTTCGGCTTCGCCATCCAGGGAGTGGCTTTGACCTTCATGCGTCCGCTGCCTGTCTTCCTAGCCGTGCCGTTCGCGCTCGTGCTGGCCGTTCCTGCGACACGGTTGCTGAGCCGCGGCCTCGCCAGGATCATCCCGAGGGACGAGACCTCTGCACTTAGCCAGGAAGAATTCATCGGCCTGGTCGGTACGGTGACGCTCGGGCCGCTCGATCAGGGGCAGCCCGGTTCTGTCCGCGTGAAGGACCGTCACGACAACCTTCACCTCCTGCGCGCGCAGGCCGCGCCAGGTCACATCATCCAGACTGGAGCCGTCGTCCTTATCGTCGACGGAGCCGACGGATTGTTTCAGGCCATTCCCGCTCCGCAGGAACTTGGCCACACAGATAGCCACGGGGGCTGA
- a CDS encoding conserved hypothetical protein (Evidence 4 : Unknown function but conserved in other organisms) — protein MISKLQTTMALVLSPSPEERRALDATLAAYRRAMEILDGTKGANLVALHEEAYEEIRAQTGLPSRMATLALRDHSRRAGGAPINDIPLDSKLFSIKGAESVSISTVAGRVVVPYSVDGYRSGWDDFAEARLWFTESSINVLVGVQAGLHPQKESTMSNEGILARLGRVIAGVVNNAVDAAEGANPTAVAQQAVREIEKIAEEARAALGVAIAAGHRLKAKADDLDAEIRDLDEKIRTGLEKGRDDLARAATGVQIDLEAQRKALSKAIAENAGEVDEAEATLRSIASARADAMKRLEDAKRAERAVSAPATPSQRNDQRLAAALAVVERVTGVPPKPLEGASEVEELGRIQREDAIEARLKAFKEGQR, from the coding sequence ATGATTTCGAAGCTGCAGACCACGATGGCACTCGTGCTGTCGCCGTCCCCCGAGGAGCGCAGGGCTCTCGATGCAACCCTCGCCGCCTATCGGCGAGCCATGGAAATCCTCGACGGGACGAAGGGCGCCAACCTCGTTGCGCTGCACGAGGAGGCTTACGAGGAGATCCGCGCCCAGACCGGGCTACCGTCTCGCATGGCGACACTCGCCTTGCGTGATCATAGCCGGCGCGCGGGGGGAGCTCCGATCAACGACATACCGCTAGATTCCAAGCTGTTCTCGATCAAGGGCGCGGAGAGTGTGAGCATCTCAACCGTCGCGGGGCGCGTCGTCGTTCCCTACTCGGTCGACGGCTATCGCAGCGGCTGGGATGATTTCGCTGAAGCTCGGCTGTGGTTCACCGAGTCGTCCATCAATGTTCTCGTCGGTGTTCAAGCCGGCCTGCATCCTCAGAAGGAGAGCACGATGTCGAATGAAGGAATTCTCGCCCGCCTTGGGCGAGTCATTGCCGGTGTCGTCAACAACGCCGTTGATGCAGCAGAGGGTGCCAACCCCACAGCGGTCGCGCAGCAGGCGGTGCGCGAGATTGAGAAGATCGCCGAGGAAGCCCGTGCTGCGCTTGGTGTCGCCATTGCGGCCGGCCATCGCCTCAAAGCAAAGGCGGATGATCTTGACGCTGAAATCCGTGATCTCGACGAGAAGATCAGGACCGGCCTGGAAAAGGGTCGCGACGATCTCGCACGCGCTGCCACCGGCGTTCAGATCGATTTGGAGGCTCAGCGGAAGGCGCTGTCCAAGGCGATTGCCGAGAACGCAGGCGAGGTCGATGAAGCCGAGGCGACACTGCGCAGCATCGCATCCGCGCGCGCCGACGCGATGAAGCGCCTGGAAGACGCCAAGCGCGCCGAGCGGGCAGTCTCGGCCCCGGCGACGCCTTCGCAACGTAATGACCAGCGGCTCGCTGCGGCACTCGCCGTTGTCGAACGCGTGACCGGTGTGCCGCCCAAGCCGCTGGAGGGCGCTTCCGAAGTCGAAGAGCTCGGACGGATACAGCGCGAGGACGCGATCGAGGCCAGGCTCAAAGCCTTCAAGGAAGGACAGCGCTGA
- a CDS encoding hypothetical protein (Evidence 5 : Unknown function) — protein sequence MANLGVMFNEGRGVPVDFKRAKEWYEKAIALNSAPAMNGMGTLYKSGNGVSLDRPSARRWFEKAAALGYPPAMTNYGELLYDGVGGIEDKAQAKDLFEKAAAVGEGGSMRALGWILIHGSNPDFAGARVWFEKGAAAGHAACMAELGRMAEFGNGVPVDYAAAKSWYEKAAAGGSASGMAGLGGLFLSGLGVPESKKLAREWFAKAAKLGHQGAKRSLDFMSSK from the coding sequence ATGGCGAATCTTGGGGTCATGTTCAACGAGGGGCGTGGAGTTCCCGTCGACTTCAAGCGTGCCAAGGAGTGGTACGAGAAGGCGATCGCCCTGAATTCGGCCCCAGCCATGAACGGTATGGGGACTTTGTACAAGTCGGGCAATGGCGTGTCGCTCGACCGGCCTTCCGCCCGCCGATGGTTCGAGAAAGCTGCCGCTTTGGGCTATCCGCCCGCGATGACCAATTACGGTGAACTCCTCTACGATGGCGTCGGCGGCATCGAGGATAAAGCTCAGGCCAAGGATCTCTTTGAAAAGGCTGCCGCTGTCGGCGAAGGTGGCTCCATGCGAGCGCTGGGCTGGATCCTGATCCATGGATCCAACCCTGATTTTGCGGGAGCCAGGGTTTGGTTCGAGAAAGGGGCTGCGGCTGGTCATGCCGCCTGCATGGCGGAGCTTGGAAGAATGGCCGAGTTTGGGAACGGGGTTCCCGTAGACTATGCCGCGGCCAAATCCTGGTACGAGAAGGCGGCTGCCGGCGGCAGCGCCTCGGGGATGGCTGGCCTTGGAGGTCTTTTTCTGAGTGGGCTAGGCGTCCCTGAGAGCAAGAAGCTGGCGCGGGAATGGTTCGCGAAGGCCGCCAAGCTCGGGCATCAAGGCGCCAAGCGATCGCTGGACTTTATGAGTTCGAAGTGA
- the yqiK gene encoding flotillin family inner membrane protein YqiK: MDFVSLGIIAGVIVTALVVIGVIMTSLYTRATRDKAYVRTGLGGKKVVLDGGSVILPIFHSYSWVSLSTLRLEVKRAENESLITKDRMRADITAEFYVRVKPDAENIALAAQTLGDRTNDADALKALVEAKFVDGLRSVAATMSLRDLQEQRAEFVKSVQAAVAHDLQSNGLELESVSLTRLDQTDIKHFNPNNTFDAEGLTALTKITEERKRERNQIVRDNEVEIATKDREASLRRLTIEREQRDAELTQERDIANKTAETRAEAAKAEQLARLAEETARLDAERGIAERDSEARQARESARIAAERGIAEREAEARKITETARIEAAIAVAQKTEEEQAARAKADAAKASAITAEEQVTTARDVEIAERAKRIAVIDARKEAEQQATAVTVKAEAERQAAEDLAAAVKIQAEAEAEAAKIRATGVIELGEAEARAERAKNEARNALAGNIIDFELAKARVEIVPQALAQAMKPIEKISDIRIFSAGGLLGSLGHSTGEQNGNPVGDLSSQLLSFTAQKPILDEILSQAGFKGADPTQALLAASVGGGAAGARHAVSPPAGDLKPASK; encoded by the coding sequence ATGGATTTCGTTTCTCTGGGAATTATCGCTGGCGTCATCGTTACGGCGCTCGTCGTGATTGGCGTCATCATGACGTCCCTCTACACCCGCGCAACTCGCGACAAGGCCTATGTCCGTACCGGTCTCGGCGGCAAGAAGGTCGTGCTCGACGGCGGCTCGGTCATTCTGCCGATCTTCCACTCCTATTCTTGGGTATCGCTCAGCACGCTGCGCCTCGAGGTGAAACGGGCTGAGAACGAGTCTCTCATCACCAAGGACCGGATGCGGGCGGATATCACCGCCGAGTTCTATGTCCGCGTGAAGCCGGATGCGGAAAACATCGCGCTCGCAGCTCAGACGTTGGGCGATCGCACGAACGACGCCGACGCCCTCAAGGCGCTGGTCGAAGCGAAGTTCGTCGATGGCCTGCGTTCGGTTGCCGCCACGATGTCGCTGCGCGACCTGCAGGAGCAGCGCGCCGAATTCGTGAAGTCGGTTCAGGCGGCCGTGGCGCATGACCTCCAGTCGAACGGTCTCGAACTGGAATCGGTCTCGCTGACCAGGCTCGACCAGACCGATATCAAGCATTTCAATCCGAACAACACCTTCGACGCCGAAGGTCTGACCGCGCTGACCAAGATCACCGAGGAGCGCAAGCGCGAGCGTAACCAGATCGTTCGTGACAACGAGGTGGAGATCGCGACCAAGGACCGCGAGGCTTCGCTCCGGCGCCTCACCATCGAGCGCGAGCAGCGCGATGCGGAGCTGACGCAGGAGCGCGACATCGCCAACAAGACTGCCGAGACCCGGGCTGAAGCCGCCAAGGCCGAGCAGCTCGCGCGACTGGCAGAGGAAACCGCCCGTCTCGATGCCGAGCGCGGCATCGCCGAGCGCGATTCCGAGGCGCGCCAAGCCCGCGAATCCGCCCGGATCGCCGCGGAACGTGGCATCGCAGAGCGTGAGGCCGAGGCCCGGAAGATCACCGAGACTGCCCGCATCGAGGCCGCTATCGCGGTCGCGCAGAAGACCGAGGAAGAGCAGGCGGCGCGTGCGAAGGCCGATGCGGCCAAGGCCAGCGCCATCACCGCCGAGGAACAGGTGACCACCGCGCGTGATGTCGAGATCGCCGAGCGTGCCAAGCGCATCGCCGTGATCGACGCCCGTAAGGAGGCCGAGCAGCAGGCGACGGCTGTTACCGTCAAGGCCGAAGCCGAACGTCAGGCTGCCGAGGACCTCGCTGCCGCAGTCAAGATTCAGGCGGAAGCCGAGGCCGAGGCAGCGAAGATCCGCGCCACCGGCGTCATCGAGCTCGGCGAAGCGGAGGCGCGGGCCGAACGCGCCAAGAACGAAGCGCGTAACGCGCTCGCCGGCAACATCATCGATTTCGAGCTGGCGAAGGCACGCGTGGAAATCGTCCCGCAGGCTCTGGCCCAGGCGATGAAGCCGATCGAGAAGATCTCGGATATCCGCATCTTCAGCGCCGGCGGGCTTTTGGGGTCACTCGGCCACAGCACGGGTGAGCAGAACGGAAATCCGGTGGGCGATCTGTCGAGCCAGCTGCTGAGCTTCACGGCGCAGAAGCCGATCCTCGACGAGATCCTGTCACAGGCGGGCTTCAAGGGCGCCGACCCGACGCAGGCACTCCTGGCGGCTTCGGTGGGCGGTGGCGCCGCCGGAGCTCGTCATGCCGTGTCTCCGCCCGCTGGGGATCTGAAACCGGCTAGCAAATAG
- a CDS encoding conserved hypothetical protein (Evidence 4 : Unknown function but conserved in other organisms), with amino-acid sequence MTSDDFDQLIARIAVFEGESQELDARVLHALLAPEGSKIEESPINGQWVIYEPTRFGREPFRLWQTPSPLRQMRSIITSVDAVLELCGKSSGNAEAARALINALHLGDVINDQPIGPQIAKALTLDLLRNAQASLEANPQPGP; translated from the coding sequence ATGACCAGCGACGATTTCGACCAACTCATCGCCCGCATCGCAGTCTTCGAAGGCGAGAGCCAGGAGCTTGACGCCCGCGTTCTGCATGCCTTGCTGGCGCCGGAAGGCTCCAAGATCGAAGAGAGCCCGATAAACGGCCAGTGGGTCATCTACGAGCCCACGCGCTTCGGGCGCGAGCCCTTCCGGCTCTGGCAGACCCCGTCGCCACTGCGGCAGATGCGCAGCATCATCACCTCGGTCGACGCGGTTCTCGAACTTTGCGGAAAGAGCAGCGGCAATGCCGAGGCGGCGCGAGCACTGATCAACGCGCTCCACCTCGGGGACGTCATAAATGACCAGCCCATCGGGCCCCAGATCGCGAAAGCGCTGACGCTCGATCTGCTCCGCAATGCCCAAGCTTCGCTGGAGGCCAACCCGCAGCCAGGTCCCTGA
- a CDS encoding conserved hypothetical protein (Evidence 4 : Unknown function but conserved in other organisms): protein MVDHHYTVVGRWPFPPEMPGHDRSEPATPEDAEKIRRLSRPHVSNRAELDEEVSINLVMRDCGRWRPNTAKWESFDWKVPGDKLHAAMKADRAEHAKRVADLKSGLAKLSPDELEALEYHGFQPPGA, encoded by the coding sequence ATGGTCGATCATCACTATACCGTCGTCGGCCGCTGGCCGTTCCCGCCCGAGATGCCGGGCCACGATCGATCCGAGCCCGCGACGCCGGAAGACGCCGAGAAAATCAGGCGGCTTTCGCGTCCGCATGTTTCCAACCGCGCGGAGCTGGACGAAGAGGTCAGCATCAACCTGGTCATGCGAGATTGCGGCCGCTGGCGTCCGAACACCGCCAAGTGGGAAAGCTTCGACTGGAAGGTGCCCGGCGACAAGCTTCACGCCGCAATGAAGGCAGATCGGGCTGAGCACGCGAAACGCGTCGCCGACCTGAAGAGCGGCCTGGCCAAGCTCAGCCCCGATGAGCTCGAAGCCTTGGAGTATCATGGCTTCCAACCGCCGGGGGCGTGA
- a CDS encoding conserved hypothetical protein (Evidence 4 : Unknown function but conserved in other organisms): MAHDDSDTNDPADRSRLRGQGTQFNGRESREAIERGPATPLTSNPPAPKSGFNKVLLGVLGVMGIGAGYVAWDWYRSWERTYSEQPSRRATVASFEPRRSTIQPSVLLPYQALKDAANKTADKFAQPMSGRERIACRDLSALGRTIFRGCLDIDWDLAAGRNGSIEVGRAGDGIAISIPVQFSGGAGPNGAIADALSIHRKAISGSFVANVSGQVALDEKFCPRIINPAASFAWGDAAAIEAVGRNCLDLPFGLGFCIGPWNLPVGNLLTPHIQAALNAQIADINSKIRCEPVQNALGKVWQKQSIALPAQKGMPPMFLNVTPRALASPGIIAEDAGVRLLSRLDADIAASTQKGETGSAGPLPKNTPIADPAGMLSVALPLSADYPTINKVVNDQLKAQLAKKPIVVDTAAGAVKVDVDEVEIYPSGDRLAVGAKFKASIPGRIFDAKGTVWLTTLPTPAADGRSLTLADIKLTRAIDNQLWSLLTAALNTQLVQALQEHSKVEFGKEIDEAIVKAKAILADPKQTQSVLVNVKKIEAKLGRVAPTEQALVVEALIDVQADATIPTLPF; the protein is encoded by the coding sequence ATGGCACACGATGACTCTGACACAAACGACCCAGCAGATAGATCGCGCCTCCGAGGCCAGGGCACACAGTTCAACGGGCGAGAAAGCCGTGAGGCCATCGAAAGGGGCCCGGCGACGCCCCTGACCTCGAATCCGCCGGCACCGAAGAGCGGATTCAACAAGGTCCTCCTCGGGGTTCTTGGTGTTATGGGGATTGGAGCGGGGTACGTCGCCTGGGACTGGTACAGGTCCTGGGAGAGGACCTACTCCGAGCAGCCGTCCAGGAGGGCCACCGTCGCGTCCTTCGAACCGCGTCGGAGCACCATCCAGCCGAGCGTGTTGCTGCCCTATCAGGCCTTGAAGGACGCCGCGAACAAGACCGCCGACAAGTTCGCACAGCCGATGAGCGGCCGCGAACGCATAGCGTGCAGGGATCTCAGCGCCCTCGGACGGACGATCTTCAGGGGGTGCCTCGACATAGATTGGGACCTCGCCGCCGGCCGAAACGGTTCGATCGAGGTCGGCAGGGCAGGTGACGGAATCGCGATCTCGATACCGGTCCAATTCAGCGGCGGCGCAGGGCCGAATGGCGCAATCGCCGATGCACTGAGCATCCATCGGAAAGCGATCTCCGGCTCCTTCGTCGCCAACGTTTCTGGCCAAGTCGCTCTCGACGAGAAATTCTGCCCTCGCATCATCAATCCGGCAGCCAGCTTCGCCTGGGGCGATGCCGCGGCCATCGAGGCTGTCGGCCGAAACTGCTTGGACCTGCCCTTCGGGCTGGGCTTTTGCATCGGCCCATGGAACCTTCCGGTCGGAAATCTGCTGACCCCACATATTCAGGCGGCGCTGAACGCCCAGATCGCCGACATCAATTCGAAGATCCGCTGCGAGCCTGTTCAGAATGCTCTTGGGAAGGTGTGGCAGAAGCAGTCCATCGCGCTGCCGGCGCAGAAGGGCATGCCCCCGATGTTCCTCAACGTGACGCCACGGGCTCTCGCGAGCCCAGGAATCATCGCCGAGGACGCCGGCGTCCGCTTGCTCTCTCGGCTGGATGCGGACATCGCCGCGTCGACCCAGAAGGGAGAGACAGGATCGGCCGGGCCTCTGCCCAAGAACACGCCGATTGCTGATCCGGCGGGGATGCTGTCGGTCGCTCTCCCGCTGTCGGCGGACTATCCCACGATCAACAAGGTGGTGAACGATCAGCTCAAGGCCCAGCTCGCAAAGAAGCCGATCGTCGTCGACACGGCCGCGGGAGCCGTAAAGGTCGATGTGGATGAGGTCGAGATCTATCCCAGCGGCGACAGGCTCGCCGTGGGCGCGAAGTTCAAAGCGAGTATCCCGGGGCGGATATTCGACGCCAAGGGGACAGTCTGGTTGACGACCCTCCCGACGCCGGCCGCCGACGGACGATCTCTCACGCTGGCCGACATCAAGCTGACGCGGGCGATCGACAATCAGCTCTGGTCGCTTCTTACGGCCGCGCTCAACACCCAGCTGGTCCAGGCTCTGCAGGAGCACTCGAAGGTCGAGTTCGGGAAGGAGATCGACGAGGCCATCGTTAAGGCGAAGGCCATCCTGGCGGATCCGAAGCAGACCCAGAGCGTGCTCGTGAACGTCAAGAAGATCGAGGCGAAACTGGGCCGGGTAGCGCCGACGGAGCAGGCGCTGGTGGTCGAGGCGCTCATCGACGTCCAGGCCGATGCGACGATACCGACTCTGCCGTTCTGA